In one window of Methanolobus mangrovi DNA:
- a CDS encoding ABC transporter ATP-binding protein, whose protein sequence is MDSIISINGLSKIFGHRRALNNINLEIGKGEFVAIFGPNGAGKTTLLKVMSTIIEPTRGTVLINSIESKKDPSKIRGMIGAISHETYLYDELTARENLVFFSRMYGIGKNEIDERVEDILKSVDLFQRADDRTASFSRGMKQRLSIARAMLHHPSILLMDEPYTGLDQHAAENFERVLMNTGNSGMTRIMITHNIERAFELCDRMLIMDRGEIRFDRSKKDIGTVENLKEKYLSIMAKDTDAEGLSNL, encoded by the coding sequence ATGGACAGTATCATATCAATAAATGGTCTTTCAAAAATTTTTGGCCACAGGAGGGCGCTGAACAATATAAACCTTGAAATAGGAAAAGGTGAGTTCGTTGCGATTTTTGGTCCCAATGGAGCCGGGAAGACCACTCTTCTTAAGGTAATGTCCACCATAATCGAGCCAACCAGGGGAACTGTGCTTATCAATAGCATTGAAAGCAAAAAAGATCCTTCTAAAATAAGAGGTATGATAGGTGCCATCTCCCATGAGACGTACCTCTATGATGAGCTTACTGCAAGGGAGAACCTGGTTTTTTTCTCACGCATGTACGGTATTGGAAAGAACGAAATTGATGAAAGGGTGGAAGATATACTGAAAAGTGTCGACCTCTTTCAGCGTGCCGATGACAGGACTGCTTCGTTCTCAAGAGGAATGAAACAGAGACTTTCCATTGCAAGAGCCATGTTGCATCATCCTTCAATTTTGCTGATGGATGAACCCTATACAGGACTTGACCAGCATGCGGCTGAAAATTTTGAACGTGTCCTCATGAATACTGGTAACTCCGGTATGACCCGGATAATGATAACACATAACATTGAGCGGGCTTTTGAGCTATGTGACCGCATGCTCATAATGGACAGGGGAGAGATACGCTTCGATAGATCCAAAAAGGACATTGGCACTGTTGAGAATTTGAAGGAAAAGTATCTTTCTATTATGGCGAAGGATACGGATGCAGAGGGTCTGAGCAATTTGTAG
- a CDS encoding heme exporter protein CcmB: MIKSLYIAAKDLKAEFRTKQMLNSMLIFSLIVIVIFSISFGDLLSQPDMVAKLAPGVLWIAFTFAGTLGLSRSFAGEIENGCLEGLKLSPIDRGSIYTGKTISGAVLMFTVEILTIPIFIVLFNYNITGIIGLAIVIFLGTVGFMSVGTLLSALSASTRTREIMLPVLLLPLIIPVIIPAVMATGKILVDGNIGNILSELRLLLVYDMIFFIIGQLVFEYTIMD; this comes from the coding sequence ATGATAAAAAGCCTCTACATTGCAGCAAAGGACCTGAAAGCGGAGTTTCGCACAAAGCAGATGCTCAATTCCATGCTTATATTTTCATTAATAGTCATTGTTATATTCAGCATCTCATTCGGGGATTTGCTCAGCCAGCCCGACATGGTTGCAAAACTTGCCCCGGGTGTGTTATGGATAGCTTTCACTTTTGCAGGAACTCTGGGATTATCCCGTTCCTTTGCAGGAGAGATTGAGAACGGATGTCTTGAAGGATTGAAACTCTCACCAATTGACAGGGGTTCTATCTACACAGGAAAGACAATATCAGGTGCAGTACTGATGTTCACTGTTGAGATTCTTACAATCCCCATCTTCATTGTACTTTTCAATTACAACATAACCGGGATTATCGGACTTGCAATCGTAATTTTCCTCGGAACCGTCGGGTTCATGAGTGTGGGAACATTGCTCTCGGCACTTTCAGCAAGCACAAGAACAAGGGAGATCATGCTTCCGGTACTTTTGCTTCCGCTTATCATCCCTGTCATAATTCCGGCGGTTATGGCAACCGGAAAGATACTCGTGGATGGCAACATTGGAAATATACTTTCGGAACTGCGATTGCTTCTGGTCTATGATATGATATTCTTCATAATCGGACAACTTGTCTTTGAATATACTATCATGGACTGA
- a CDS encoding cytochrome c biogenesis protein, with the protein MLIDRKKEIIISAITVPVMLIAMWMVFFYLPPMKGNAGEVLDSSFNIFYFHLPIAIVSYLAFTVVFIASIMQLKGNNRKWDIVAHSAAEVGVVFAFLVLVTGSIWAKATWGWYWVWEPRLTTSLALFLVYLAYLMLRQALEEPEKRARLAAVFGIVGFMSVPLSFFSIRLWRSAHPLMFGGSSYGGSGGGLEGSSLQLTLMINMLAFALLFASMLIYRVNNEALKEEIEEAKYNSA; encoded by the coding sequence ATGCTTATTGACAGGAAAAAAGAGATAATAATTTCAGCTATTACAGTCCCTGTTATGCTAATTGCCATGTGGATGGTCTTTTTTTACCTGCCTCCTATGAAGGGAAATGCAGGTGAGGTACTTGACAGCAGTTTCAATATCTTCTATTTTCATCTGCCAATCGCAATAGTATCTTATCTGGCATTCACAGTGGTCTTCATTGCAAGCATAATGCAGCTTAAGGGGAACAACAGAAAATGGGATATCGTTGCTCACTCTGCTGCTGAAGTAGGGGTTGTATTTGCTTTCCTCGTACTTGTGACAGGGTCTATATGGGCAAAAGCCACATGGGGATGGTACTGGGTATGGGAGCCTCGGCTCACGACTTCTCTTGCACTCTTCCTTGTTTATCTTGCTTACCTGATGCTTCGGCAGGCACTTGAGGAGCCGGAGAAGAGAGCACGTCTTGCGGCTGTTTTCGGAATTGTCGGCTTCATGTCCGTTCCACTTAGTTTCTTTTCAATACGTTTGTGGCGTTCAGCCCATCCTCTGATGTTCGGTGGCTCTTCCTATGGAGGCAGTGGTGGAGGGCTTGAAGGTAGTTCACTTCAGCTGACGCTTATGATCAATATGCTGGCCTTTGCACTGCTATTTGCATCAATGCTTATTTACAGGGTAAACAACGAAGCCTTGAAGGAAGAGATAGAAGAAGCAAAGTATAATTCTGCATGA
- a CDS encoding NADH:flavin oxidoreductase — protein sequence MLFEPIRLGNMEVPNRFVRSATHEWMAEPDGTPTDRLGDLYEELARNDVGLIITGYAYVNPKGKSDRLQQGIYDDKFVEPYRKMVSRVHEHGSKIVIQIVHGGRQTMLSAENPIMLAPSAVTNKRNGVTPEEMTEEEVLETIEDFANAARRAKEAGFDGVQLHCAHGFLLSNFISPYTNRRKDRWGGSTEKRTQVIVDIIERIHEMIGDDFPILVKLNATDGFPKGTKNVLDAPECVEIAKILAANGVCAIEVSGGIVEAGQQMFRTKINDADDEAYYREYSWMIKEAVNVPIILVGGIRSKAVMEKMLAEEYADMISLCRPLICEPDLVPKIRNGETEIVKCVSCNLCSDESGIKCNYNFD from the coding sequence ATGTTGTTTGAACCTATAAGACTTGGAAATATGGAAGTTCCAAACCGTTTTGTGCGCTCAGCCACCCATGAGTGGATGGCAGAGCCTGATGGCACGCCGACTGACAGGTTAGGTGACCTTTATGAAGAGCTTGCACGCAATGACGTGGGACTCATTATCACAGGGTATGCATACGTCAACCCTAAAGGTAAAAGTGACCGCCTACAGCAGGGGATCTATGACGATAAGTTCGTAGAACCTTATAGGAAGATGGTTTCCAGGGTCCATGAACATGGAAGCAAGATCGTTATTCAAATCGTACACGGCGGCAGGCAAACAATGCTGAGTGCTGAGAATCCCATTATGCTTGCTCCTTCTGCTGTGACAAATAAAAGGAACGGTGTCACTCCTGAGGAAATGACTGAAGAGGAAGTTCTTGAGACGATAGAGGACTTTGCCAATGCTGCAAGAAGAGCAAAGGAAGCAGGTTTTGATGGTGTGCAGCTTCACTGTGCCCATGGTTTTTTGCTCAGCAATTTCATTTCTCCCTATACCAACAGGCGCAAGGACAGGTGGGGTGGTTCTACTGAGAAGAGGACACAGGTCATTGTAGATATCATCGAAAGGATACATGAGATGATCGGGGATGACTTCCCTATACTTGTCAAGCTGAATGCTACCGATGGTTTCCCGAAGGGCACGAAGAATGTCCTTGATGCCCCTGAATGCGTTGAGATAGCAAAGATACTTGCTGCAAATGGGGTATGTGCAATAGAGGTCAGCGGTGGCATTGTTGAAGCAGGACAGCAGATGTTCAGAACAAAGATCAATGACGCGGATGATGAAGCATATTACAGGGAATATTCCTGGATGATAAAAGAAGCCGTGAACGTGCCAATCATACTGGTGGGTGGCATACGTTCTAAAGCTGTTATGGAAAAGATGCTTGCTGAAGAGTATGCTGATATGATTTCCCTTTGCAGACCGCTAATATGCGAACCTGACCTTGTTCCGAAAATAAGGAATGGTGAAACAGAGATTGTAAAATGTGTATCGTGCAACCTGTGTTCCGATGAGAGTGGAATAAAGTGCAATTATAATTTTGATTGA
- a CDS encoding HAD family hydrolase: MLKAVIFDMDGVLVDSMSYHAEAVQHIFDEIGVEMDKQDIFEREGERTVDIVAFLLEKGTGDASNYDIPDIVERYIAEFNRIVELKVFDGMQECLSNLKQRFDLAVVSGSDRPIVYDIVQSQYPGIFREIVTADDVQHGKPEPDPYLKAMEMLGISSHEAIVIENAPMGVESAKKAGLYCVAIPTYLDPKKFHQADMIIEDHIHLVEFLRKLEPSYNCLQSKL, from the coding sequence TTGTTAAAGGCAGTAATATTCGATATGGATGGCGTTCTTGTTGATTCGATGTCATATCATGCAGAAGCGGTCCAGCACATCTTTGATGAGATAGGCGTGGAAATGGATAAACAGGACATCTTCGAAAGAGAAGGTGAAAGGACCGTGGACATCGTTGCATTCCTGCTTGAAAAAGGTACGGGAGATGCATCAAATTATGACATCCCGGATATTGTTGAGAGATATATTGCCGAGTTCAACAGGATAGTAGAACTTAAGGTCTTTGACGGAATGCAGGAATGCCTGAGCAACCTGAAGCAGAGATTCGACCTGGCTGTTGTATCGGGCTCTGACAGGCCGATAGTCTACGACATAGTACAATCCCAATATCCCGGAATATTCAGGGAGATTGTCACAGCTGACGATGTGCAGCATGGAAAACCTGAGCCAGACCCATATCTAAAGGCTATGGAAATGCTTGGCATCTCAAGTCATGAGGCCATAGTGATAGAGAATGCACCCATGGGGGTGGAGTCTGCAAAAAAGGCAGGTTTGTACTGTGTAGCAATACCAACATACCTTGATCCGAAAAAATTCCATCAGGCAGACATGATTATTGAAGACCACATCCACCTGGTTGAGTTCCTCAGGAAACTTGAACCCTCGTATAACTGTCTTCAATCAAAATTATAA
- a CDS encoding bile acid:sodium symporter family protein: protein MIRKFTSLFPLWAIIFSIIAFAYPAAFSPYKDAITPLLGVVMFGMGITLSANDFLLVLKRPGVIVLGTAMQYILMPLIAFILSYILNLPVEIMAGMVLLGSCPGGTASNVICYLAKGDVALSITLTSVSTLLAFILTPALTWLYIGQAVPVEIGSMMISIVKIVLVPVALGIIINTLFDTHIERFRHAFPALSVATIVLIIAIIIALNKDNILIAGKMVIVAVILHNGFGFASGYLISKTLGLDEKDARTLAIEVGMQNSGLSVALAVKYFSPLAALPGALFSIWHNIMGSALAAYWSSNEDKTGL, encoded by the coding sequence ATGATAAGAAAATTCACCTCCCTGTTCCCACTCTGGGCAATCATTTTCTCGATCATAGCCTTCGCTTATCCTGCTGCCTTTTCCCCTTATAAGGATGCAATTACCCCGCTACTTGGAGTTGTGATGTTTGGCATGGGAATCACCCTTTCAGCAAATGATTTCCTGCTTGTCCTCAAAAGACCGGGTGTGATAGTCCTTGGAACTGCAATGCAGTACATATTGATGCCACTTATTGCCTTCATCCTGTCATATATTCTCAACCTTCCCGTTGAGATCATGGCAGGAATGGTACTGTTGGGTTCCTGCCCAGGAGGGACAGCTTCAAACGTCATCTGCTATCTTGCAAAAGGAGATGTAGCCCTTTCGATCACACTTACATCTGTTTCCACATTGCTGGCTTTCATCCTGACCCCTGCACTCACATGGCTATATATCGGACAGGCAGTGCCTGTGGAAATCGGCAGCATGATGATAAGCATTGTAAAGATAGTTCTCGTACCGGTAGCACTTGGAATAATCATAAACACACTTTTCGACACTCATATCGAAAGATTCAGGCACGCATTTCCGGCATTATCCGTAGCTACTATCGTTCTCATCATTGCCATAATCATTGCACTGAACAAGGATAACATCCTCATTGCCGGAAAAATGGTGATAGTAGCAGTCATCCTCCACAACGGATTCGGATTTGCCAGTGGATATCTCATTTCAAAAACACTGGGACTTGATGAAAAGGATGCAAGGACCCTGGCAATCGAAGTAGGAATGCAGAATTCCGGATTGAGTGTGGCTCTTGCTGTAAAGTATTTCTCACCTCTGGCCGCGCTGCCTGGTGCTTTGTTCAGCATATGGCACAACATCATGGGCTCTGCTCTGGCTGCATACTGGTCATCCAATGAAGACAAAACAGGTTTATAG
- a CDS encoding SAM-dependent methyltransferase, whose amino-acid sequence MRLDAYLVEMGYFKSRGRAKTAILNGNVKVSGTIVKKPSKDVSGDAEVDVEEGLDMPRGYFKLKNIQDATGIIAENDRVLDLGSSAGGFMLMASEIASSVRGVEYSRDFKAELGKIAHEKENVSFMFGDVFQIPLKEMSPEQVDVILSDMTVEPMASLSALQRVLPLLRDNGKLLQVIKIEKQENRKPILAKVESMGLTILNVLESEKQEIYIIAQKVVSDDSNQQF is encoded by the coding sequence ATGAGACTGGATGCATACCTTGTTGAAATGGGTTATTTTAAATCTAGGGGAAGGGCAAAGACAGCCATACTTAATGGTAATGTCAAGGTTAGCGGTACCATTGTCAAAAAGCCTTCTAAAGATGTCAGTGGGGATGCTGAGGTTGATGTAGAGGAGGGACTTGATATGCCCCGTGGCTACTTCAAACTCAAGAACATACAGGATGCTACCGGCATAATTGCCGAAAATGACAGGGTCCTTGACCTCGGATCAAGCGCTGGTGGATTCATGCTGATGGCATCTGAGATCGCTTCTTCTGTCAGGGGTGTGGAGTACAGCAGGGACTTTAAAGCAGAACTTGGAAAGATAGCTCATGAGAAAGAAAATGTATCTTTCATGTTTGGTGATGTCTTCCAGATACCATTAAAGGAAATGTCCCCGGAACAGGTTGATGTGATACTCAGCGATATGACCGTTGAGCCTATGGCTTCTCTTTCTGCTCTTCAGAGAGTTTTACCACTACTGCGGGATAATGGGAAATTACTTCAGGTAATCAAGATTGAGAAACAAGAGAATCGCAAACCTATACTCGCGAAGGTTGAATCAATGGGTCTGACAATCCTTAATGTTCTTGAATCGGAAAAGCAGGAGATATATATCATTGCACAAAAAGTTGTATCGGATGATTCCAATCAGCAATTCTAA
- a CDS encoding DUF2119 domain-containing protein, with amino-acid sequence MSYRILGEGKPVRLFVAGLHGEEWKDTSDILEGIEAPQKGTLAIIPLVNKGNYISTLDDNYFTDIGTPIIEAVEELRPDIYIEIHSYSAENLIKLTEPERLDRIGVPAFSRLDHDVLLGSVAPYIRRKYFPQDALCLTFEIQKENALSKQYAAKIIDQMKEFVSKEDFLKCMLKRYPKQAKKAIEDYRNFYGLSNDDTPTL; translated from the coding sequence ATGTCATATAGGATACTCGGAGAGGGAAAGCCCGTCAGGTTGTTTGTAGCAGGCCTGCATGGCGAGGAATGGAAGGATACGTCTGACATACTTGAGGGCATAGAAGCACCTCAGAAAGGTACCCTTGCAATTATTCCACTTGTGAACAAGGGGAACTATATCTCCACACTTGATGATAATTATTTTACAGATATCGGCACCCCTATAATAGAGGCAGTGGAAGAACTCAGGCCGGATATTTATATAGAAATTCATTCTTATTCTGCGGAAAACCTCATCAAGCTGACAGAACCTGAAAGACTAGATCGCATAGGTGTTCCGGCATTCAGCAGGCTTGATCATGATGTGCTTCTGGGTTCTGTTGCACCATATATTCGCAGGAAGTATTTTCCACAGGATGCACTCTGCCTGACCTTTGAGATACAAAAAGAGAATGCGCTTTCCAAGCAATATGCTGCGAAGATCATAGACCAGATGAAGGAATTCGTATCTAAAGAAGATTTTCTCAAGTGCATGCTTAAAAGATATCCTAAACAGGCAAAAAAGGCTATTGAGGACTACAGGAATTTTTATGGCTTATCGAATGATGATACTCCAACTTTATAA
- the thsA gene encoding thermosome subunit alpha, which translates to MAGYGNQPLIIVDPSKQRTTGKDALSMNIASAKAVASIVKTTLGPKGMDKMLVNIMGDITLTNDGATILDEMDIEHPTAKMIVEIAKTQEKMAGDGTTSAVVMAGALLDKAQKLIETGVHPTVLVKGYAMATEKALSVLNDYAITVDKNDNEMLEKIANTSITGKASEMAGDHLAKICVDAIYAIEYEGQVNVDDDIVIAKEVGGTIHDTKLINGISIRKEALHNEMPRRIENAKIALIDAEITFSQTSTNSKLQVDSADQLASFKEQEKANFRVMIQKIIDTGANAVFCSKKMDDYALHFFKEANMYATRRVKDEDMNVLSHSTGAALIRNINEITSDDLGFAELIEQEDEHEEKTYIKGFKDARTMTILIKGGSEHVTDNIERVFDDALHVVKAVYEDGKIVPGGGASEIEVAQALRNYASSIEGREQLAIIAFAEAIEELPRVIAENCGFDVIDTLINLRAKHNTVKNAGLDIDTGDVVDMLERGIVDPLRVKTQAIKSASESAILVLRVDDMLRAREQSMMDVAPEHNPHNYDMA; encoded by the coding sequence ATGGCAGGATATGGAAATCAACCCTTAATCATCGTTGATCCAAGCAAACAGCGCACTACAGGAAAAGATGCATTGTCAATGAATATTGCTTCTGCAAAAGCAGTTGCAAGTATTGTGAAAACCACTCTTGGTCCAAAAGGTATGGACAAGATGCTTGTTAACATCATGGGTGACATAACACTTACTAACGATGGTGCAACGATCCTTGATGAAATGGATATCGAGCATCCTACTGCAAAGATGATAGTAGAGATTGCAAAAACTCAGGAGAAGATGGCAGGTGACGGAACAACCAGCGCTGTGGTCATGGCGGGCGCCCTGCTTGACAAGGCACAGAAACTCATTGAGACTGGTGTCCACCCTACGGTTCTCGTAAAAGGTTACGCAATGGCAACCGAGAAGGCCCTGAGTGTCCTCAATGATTACGCTATAACAGTGGATAAAAATGACAATGAAATGCTTGAGAAGATAGCAAACACTTCCATCACAGGAAAAGCATCAGAGATGGCAGGCGACCACCTTGCAAAGATCTGTGTAGATGCTATCTACGCTATCGAATACGAAGGCCAGGTCAACGTTGATGATGACATTGTCATAGCAAAGGAAGTAGGCGGCACAATCCATGATACTAAGCTCATAAACGGCATATCAATCAGGAAAGAAGCACTACACAACGAAATGCCACGCCGCATTGAAAATGCAAAGATAGCCCTTATTGATGCTGAGATCACATTTTCCCAGACAAGCACAAACTCCAAGCTCCAGGTTGACAGTGCTGACCAGTTAGCTAGTTTCAAAGAGCAGGAAAAGGCAAACTTCAGAGTGATGATCCAGAAGATCATTGACACCGGAGCAAATGCAGTATTCTGTTCTAAGAAAATGGATGATTACGCACTTCATTTCTTTAAGGAAGCAAACATGTACGCTACAAGGCGTGTAAAGGATGAGGACATGAATGTTCTTTCACACTCTACCGGTGCAGCCCTTATAAGGAATATCAATGAAATTACATCTGATGACCTTGGATTTGCTGAACTTATAGAACAGGAAGATGAGCATGAGGAGAAGACCTACATTAAGGGATTCAAAGATGCAAGGACCATGACCATTCTCATAAAGGGCGGTTCTGAACATGTCACTGACAATATAGAACGTGTTTTCGATGATGCATTGCATGTCGTAAAAGCAGTCTATGAAGATGGAAAGATCGTACCAGGTGGCGGTGCATCCGAGATAGAAGTTGCTCAGGCTCTGAGGAACTATGCATCATCTATTGAAGGCCGTGAACAACTCGCAATAATTGCGTTCGCAGAAGCTATTGAAGAACTTCCAAGAGTTATTGCCGAGAACTGTGGTTTTGATGTCATTGACACTCTTATCAACCTGCGTGCAAAACACAACACTGTAAAGAATGCAGGTCTCGATATTGATACCGGTGATGTTGTAGATATGCTCGAAAGAGGAATTGTAGACCCACTTAGAGTAAAAACACAGGCCATTAAATCAGCCTCAGAATCAGCAATATTAGTTCTGCGTGTCGATGACATGCTTCGTGCAAGAGAACAGTCAATGATGGATGTAGCTCCTGAGCACAACCCTCATAATTACGATATGGCATAA
- the dph5 gene encoding diphthine synthase, with amino-acid sequence MLTFIGLGLFDEKDISLKGLEAIKNADMVFAEFYTSRLMGSTIEELEKLYGKTVHILSREDVEISPEWLAEAKEKNVVFLTGGDTMVSTTHVDLRLRAKNLGIGTKLIHGSSIASAICGLSGLQNYRFGKASTIPHPYTSIRGKTIISETPYDTIKLNKEHNMHTLVFLDIDKDKGYMTVNQALSLLLEIEERRGEGVMENAIVVGIARAGSDEPVVKAGYAHYLREADFGDPLHILVVPASLHFIEAEALVKLLGAPQEILDELDD; translated from the coding sequence ATGCTCACTTTCATAGGACTTGGCCTTTTTGATGAGAAAGATATCTCCCTCAAAGGACTTGAAGCTATAAAAAATGCTGATATGGTATTTGCCGAATTCTACACATCCCGATTAATGGGTAGTACTATAGAAGAACTTGAAAAGCTCTATGGCAAGACAGTTCACATACTTTCCAGGGAAGATGTGGAAATATCTCCGGAATGGCTTGCCGAAGCAAAGGAAAAGAATGTAGTCTTCCTTACTGGCGGGGATACTATGGTTTCCACAACCCACGTTGACCTGCGGCTTCGTGCAAAGAACCTGGGCATTGGGACAAAGCTCATACATGGTTCTTCAATTGCTTCAGCCATTTGCGGACTTTCAGGACTGCAGAACTATCGCTTCGGAAAAGCTTCCACCATACCTCATCCATACACAAGTATCCGTGGGAAAACCATAATCTCCGAAACACCTTACGATACTATTAAACTCAACAAGGAACACAATATGCATACTCTGGTCTTCCTGGATATAGACAAGGACAAGGGTTACATGACCGTTAATCAGGCACTCAGTCTGCTCCTTGAGATAGAAGAGAGACGCGGGGAAGGCGTTATGGAAAATGCCATCGTTGTCGGTATCGCCCGGGCAGGCTCTGATGAACCTGTTGTAAAGGCCGGGTATGCACATTATTTGAGGGAGGCAGACTTTGGTGACCCACTGCACATACTTGTAGTTCCTGCATCCCTGCATTTCATAGAAGCAGAGGCTTTGGTCAAACTCCTGGGCGCACCGCAGGAAATACTGGATGAACTTGATGACTAA
- a CDS encoding ATP-binding protein, translated as MVRGSVGVIFGETGTFEFKVMVLDSSKVYRGAYIKVWHDASSNEKDHTWVLGQVMAIKRSSDSFSIEEAMKGQRADKSDDKIVAEIMIIGSRDENGMLRSPVIPFSPGSPIFASDEGLTRAVLGLTGNEMDIGLLEGTNIKVQLSVNSLVQKHCSILAKTGSGKSYTASVLLEELLDQNIPLLIIDPHSEYSSLKVPGEGNEEDFSRFGVVPKGYGSKITVYTPASKSLNPDADELFRLNGMNLTVKDLTSIFPDNFSTTHTGILYEAIQKVRAEMETYTIEDLIFEVGNDKSKAKWNVISVLEQIRDTGILSPNPTSIEELFQKGKASVIDFKGVTPDLQSMIVASLCTSLFEARKLNHIPPGMLVVEEAHNYAPEKGFSKTTSTDILRTIASEGRKFGLGMMVISQRPARIDKNVLSQCGTQVIMKVTNPNDLKAISKGLEGVTSYVEEELMRLPPGVAMLVSNEIERPVLVDIRIRKSKHGGESVNVLKAARTVTPPPPSAMIVENHETSRPAPVRRPMPELHPSVSEPESDMIINIPVVDIPETASGITPPPKRQPSRAPRAENGAEGGGKLFKKLFGANR; from the coding sequence ATGGTAAGAGGTTCAGTAGGCGTAATTTTTGGAGAAACAGGAACCTTTGAGTTCAAAGTAATGGTTCTTGACAGCTCAAAAGTGTACAGGGGCGCATACATTAAGGTCTGGCATGACGCTTCTTCCAATGAGAAAGATCACACCTGGGTGCTTGGTCAGGTAATGGCCATTAAAAGGTCCAGTGATTCATTTTCCATTGAAGAGGCAATGAAAGGGCAACGCGCGGACAAAAGTGATGACAAGATAGTTGCCGAGATCATGATAATAGGTTCAAGGGACGAAAACGGTATGCTCAGGTCACCTGTCATACCCTTCAGTCCTGGCAGTCCAATATTTGCATCCGATGAAGGATTGACAAGAGCTGTGCTTGGACTCACGGGTAACGAGATGGATATCGGTCTGCTTGAAGGCACGAATATCAAGGTGCAGCTTAGTGTTAATAGTCTTGTGCAGAAACACTGCAGTATACTGGCAAAGACCGGTAGCGGTAAATCCTACACTGCCTCGGTTTTGCTTGAAGAACTACTTGATCAGAATATTCCGCTTCTTATTATAGACCCGCACAGCGAATACTCTTCCTTAAAAGTTCCCGGAGAAGGGAATGAAGAGGATTTTTCACGCTTTGGTGTGGTTCCCAAAGGGTATGGTTCCAAGATAACGGTATACACACCTGCAAGCAAATCATTGAATCCTGATGCAGATGAGCTTTTCAGGCTGAACGGGATGAACCTTACGGTCAAGGACCTTACATCGATCTTCCCTGATAATTTCTCGACCACGCATACCGGGATACTCTATGAGGCTATACAGAAAGTGCGTGCTGAAATGGAAACGTATACCATTGAAGACCTGATATTCGAAGTGGGCAATGATAAGAGCAAGGCCAAGTGGAATGTTATAAGTGTACTTGAGCAAATAAGGGATACAGGCATACTATCGCCTAATCCAACGTCCATAGAGGAGCTGTTCCAGAAAGGAAAAGCATCTGTTATTGACTTTAAGGGAGTTACACCTGACCTGCAGAGTATGATTGTGGCGAGTTTGTGTACCAGCCTCTTTGAGGCACGCAAGCTGAATCATATTCCTCCGGGAATGCTTGTTGTAGAGGAAGCCCACAACTATGCACCCGAAAAAGGGTTCAGTAAGACTACAAGTACTGATATTCTCAGGACCATAGCGTCCGAGGGAAGAAAATTCGGTCTTGGTATGATGGTCATTTCCCAGAGACCTGCAAGGATAGACAAGAACGTACTTTCACAGTGCGGCACTCAGGTCATCATGAAAGTCACAAATCCTAATGATCTCAAGGCGATAAGCAAGGGTCTGGAAGGCGTTACATCCTATGTAGAAGAAGAACTCATGCGTCTGCCACCGGGAGTCGCCATGCTGGTAAGCAACGAGATAGAAAGGCCGGTGCTTGTGGATATCAGGATAAGGAAATCAAAACACGGCGGTGAGTCTGTAAACGTGCTCAAGGCCGCAAGAACGGTCACACCTCCACCTCCATCTGCGATGATTGTTGAGAATCACGAAACATCGAGACCTGCTCCTGTTCGCAGACCGATGCCAGAGCTTCATCCATCAGTGAGCGAACCTGAATCAGATATGATAATCAATATACCGGTTGTAGATATACCTGAAACGGCTTCTGGTATCACTCCTCCTCCGAAGAGGCAGCCTTCAAGAGCACCGAGGGCTGAGAATGGAGCTGAAGGAGGAGGAAAGTTGTTCAAAAAGTTGTTTGGGGCGAACAGGTAA
- a CDS encoding DUF357 domain-containing protein — MAADLNEKVKRYERLLREALEKAKFAPIPQSHMYKAASDYHNMASSYYKDGLHFVECDDPVNALVCFSYGHAWLDAGARMGLFDVDDDVLFTI; from the coding sequence ATGGCTGCTGACCTGAATGAAAAAGTTAAGAGATATGAACGACTATTAAGGGAAGCACTTGAAAAGGCGAAATTTGCCCCGATACCTCAATCCCACATGTATAAAGCTGCCAGCGACTATCATAACATGGCAAGTTCATACTACAAGGATGGTCTTCACTTTGTTGAGTGTGATGATCCTGTCAATGCGCTTGTTTGTTTCAGTTATGGGCACGCGTGGCTTGATGCAGGGGCAAGGATGGGCCTTTTTGATGTTGATGACGATGTGTTATTTACTATATGA